The Pseudomonadota bacterium genome includes the window TATTCTGGCTGACGCGGTTAAGGTTACGCTGGGTCCCAAAGGTCGTAACGTGGTTATCGACAAGTCTTTCGGCTCTCCGACCATCACCAAGGATGGGGTTACGGTGGCCAAGGAAATCGAATTGGAGGATAAGTTCGAAAATATCGGAGCTCAGCTGGTTAAGGAAGTCGCCAGCAAGACCAGTGATGTCGCCGGAGACGGCACCACCACGGCGACGGTTCTGGCCCAGGCCATTTACCGCGAAGGTTCGAAAATGGTCGCCGCCGGGGCTAACCCGATGGAGCTCAAACGCGGCATTGATCGGGCCGTGGAGAAACTGATTGCCGCCTTGGGCGAGATGTCCAAGCCGACCGCAACCCATAAGGATATCGCTCAGGTCGGAATCATTTCCGCCAACGGCGATGCCACCATCGGCAACATTATCGCCGAAGCCATGGACAAGGTCGGCAAGGAAGGCGTGATCACGGTTGAAGAAGCCAAGTCCATGGACACCTCGCTTGACGTGGTGGAAGGCATGCAGTTCGACCGCGGCTATCTTTCTCCCTACTTTGTCACCGACACCGAGAAGATGATTGCCGAGCTTGACAATCCTTATATTCTGATTCATGACAAAAAAATCAGCAATATGAAGGATCTGCTGCCGATTCTTGAGCAGATTGCCAAGATGAGTCGTCCTTTCCTGCTGATCGCCGAGGATGTCGACGGCGAGGCTCTGGCCACCCTGGTGGTCAACAAACTGCGTGGCACCCTGAACTGTGTGGCCGTCAAGGCTCCCGGTTTTGGTGATCGTCGGAAAGCGATGCTCGAAGATATCGCGGTGCTGACCGGCGGGCAGGTGATTTCCGAGGAGATCGGTCTCAAGCTTGAGTCGGCTTCCTTGGGGGATCTGGGCGAGGCCAAGCGGATTCACATCGACAAGGATAACACCACGATTGTCGATGGCGCCGGTTCTCAGGATATGATTCAGGGTCGGGTCAAGCAGATTCGTTCCCAGGTTGAAGATACGACTTCCGACTATGATCGCGAAAAATTGCAGGAGCGTCTCGCCAAACTGATCGGCGGGGTGGCCGTGATCAATGTCGGGGCGGCGACCGAGACTGAAATGAAAGAAAAGAAAGATCGGGTGGAGGATGCCCTGAACGCGACTCGCGCCGCGGTCGAGGAAGGTATCGTGCCTGGCGGCGGCGTAGCCCTGCTGCGCGCCGGTGCCAGCCTTGACGATATGGGTGAGATGACTCACGATGAGAAAATGGGGGTCAATATTGTCCGCCGCGCGATTGAAGAACCGCTGCGCCAGATTGCCAACAACGCCGGCCAGGAAGGTTCAGTGGCGGTGGCTCGCCTCAAGGATGAGAAGGGCGCCTTTGGTTTTAACGCGGCGACCGGCGAGTATACGGACATGATTGAAGCCGGAATTATCGACCCGACCAAGGTCGCGCGTACGGCTCTGCAGAACGCGGCCAGCATCTCCGGTATGATGATCACCACCGAAGCCATGATTGCTGAAAAACCGGAAAAGCATGATGCGCCGATGGGCGGCGGCATGCCCGGGCCCGGCGGCATGGGCGGCATGGGCGGCATGGGCGGCATGATGTAAGCCGTAGTTCCCGTTGGGGGTTCGTTTTTCAGGTTTTTTTGAGGGTTTTAAAGCCCGTCGGTGGAAAATTTCCGCCGGCGGGCTTTTTTGGTCTGTGAGGTCGGCTGGAGAGGCCAGAAGGGATTATCAGCTTTGCCGCTTACCGGCAAAGTCCAGGGATGGTTTTTGATTTGCCATTCGAGGTTGTCTGGGATAGTATAGTCAGAACAAGCTGGTCGTCGATGCGCAGCTCGGTTGTATCGGTTTGGGTGGATTGCGTTGCAGGTGGCGGTCGATTTGCAGAACCAGTTTTCTTATCCTGCGGCGAGAGACCGAGGGCCCGCAGTAGTCATGGAGAAAGCGCAGGCGCTGACTTCGGCTCAGGAAAAAAAGGGCCATCCGGCAGAGGCTGGCCAGGTCGTGGACGCGACCGTAGTCATGTAGCCAGGCGGGCAGCTGGTTGCCTCTGGGACTGTCGATCCACCAGACTCCGGCGATTTTCCCGGAACTCTCCGGGCGTACCAGCAGGTTGCGCCATTTGGGATCGAAATGGAAAAAACCGGCGTCGTGCATGAGGCGCAGATGACGGCATATCAGGTTTGTCAGGGCTTCCCTGGCTTGGCCTTTCGCCTGGGGCGAAAGGCCAAGCCAGTGGGTCAGGGCATAATCCTTCAGGGTCAGGCTTTGGGGAATCTCCCGGGTCACGATGCAGGCCGCGAACAGGGAACCCCAGCGTCGGATCTCGCCGATCGCGACGGGTTCGGCGACGGGAATGCCGAGTTCCTTCATGGTCTTGTAACTGAAAAGCTCAACGGCCGCCGTACTCGGGCGCAGGAAGAAACGAAAAGGTTTGCCGAAAAGCAGATGGCGTTTGAAATAGACGCGACGCCCATCCCCCAGATCTGCCAGGTAGACATTGGTCCGGCGGCTGCCGGTAACGAGTTTCCCGGGGTCGAGACGGTCCCAGGCCTTCCCTGAAGTCAAACCCAGAGCTTCCAGGGGACCGCGCCAGCCTGCGGCATAATAGATGCGGTTGCCATGAAAATGGCAGAGGCGACGTTGTTTGAAAGAAAGTTGCATGGTTTTCACCTTTTCCTTCAGGCTTCAGAGGGTCGAGGGGCTAGTTTTTTTCAGGGCAAGGTTCCGGCTGGCAGGCGTTTGGACCGGTGGTGCAAAATGTTCACCGGTTTGCGGCGGTTTGCAGACGGTGCATGGTTTTTCAGTCGGACCAGACTTTTCAAGGGGGTTGATTATGCTCAAATACCGTGAAAAAATCAAGACTCTGATGACCTTAATTTTTTTTCTGAGTGCTTGGGGAGGGCTAGTTTCGAGCGGAGCGGCGGTAGAATGGCCTCGGGAGATCGAGGCCGGCCAGACCCGTATTATTATTTATCAGCCTCAGCCGGAGAGCCTGAGCGAGAATGTTCTCAGAGGTCGGGCCGCGATCCTGCTTGAGGACGATGCGGCGGCGGAGGAAATGTTTGGCGCGATCTGGTTTACCGCGAGGCTGGAGGTGGATTATGAAGAGCGCCTGGCGGTGCTGCGCGACCTGAGTCTCGAAGAATTGCGCCTTCCCGGTCTTGATGAAGAAAAATTCAAGCATTTTAATGCGTTACTGCTTGAGGAAGTGCCCGGCTGGGAGCTGCCCTTAAGCCTGGATCAGCTGCTGGCCACGCTTGAAAGTCAGGCCGTGCATGGCCGGATGGCGGAAAAAATCAAGCATGATCCACCCCGTATAATCTTTATGGCGGAGCCCGCGATTCTGGTCAGTATCGACGGGGAGCCTCGTCTGGTAAGCGAGGATGATGGGGCTTTGCTGCGAGTGATCAATACCCCTTTTACGATTCTGCTGCTGCCCGAGGAAAAACAATATTATCTTTATGCCGATCGCGATACCTGGTACCGGGCCGCCGCGCTTGAGGGTGAGTGGCGGCTTGCGACTTCGGTGCCGGCTCGCGTCGCGGCCCGGGCCCCGGCGCTGGAGCCGGACGATTTGTATGACCCAAATGATGATTTTCAGCCGGGACCGCCACCGAAAATCGTGGTCGCCACGGAAGCGACCGAGCTGATTTCAAGTCTGGGCCGGCCTGAATTCAGCCCGGTTCAGGGCACCAGCCTGCTCTATCTGAGTAATTCAGACAGCGATGTTCTGCTTTCGCTGGAAAATCGGCTTTACTATGTTCTGTTGGCCGGGCGTTGGTTTGCCGGCGCTCAACTTGAGAACGGCGTCTGGCGTCATGTTCCCGGAGATGAATTACCGGCCGCTTTTGCCGCCATTCCCGAGGATTCGGAAGTGGCGACGGTCCTGTACGCGGTTCCGGGGACCGAGGCGGCCCGTGAGGCGGCCCTGGCCGCCCAGATTCCCGAGACCGCCCGGATTGACCGGGAAAAAGCCGAGCTCGTGGTCGAATATGACGGAGAGCCCTGTTTCGAGACGATTGCCGGGACGCGGATGATGTATGCCGTCAACACGGCGACCCCGGTAATCTATGCCGAGCGCAGCTATTTCGCCTGTGACGATGCGGTCTGGTTTGTCGCCGCCAAGGCTACCGGTCCCTGGCGCGTGGCTGCGTCGATTCCGGCTGAGATTTACAGCATCCCCCCGGATAATCCTCTTTACAATGTAACCTTTGTCAGAATCTACGGCGTGACTCCGGAAGAGGTTTGCTTCGGTTACACTTTCGGCTATAATCACACCTATCTGTGTTATGACACCGTGGTCTATGGTACCGGTTATGCCTATTCCGGCTGGTACTCAAACTGGTATTATCCCCGGCCGCAGACCTGGGGCTATCATGTTCGTTACGGTTCCTGGAGCGGTTGGAGTTTCGGCTTCAGTTACGGTCGGGGGCCTTACCCTTTTTCTTTCGGGCGGGGCTGGTATCGAGGCAGCTGGTGGGGGCCGGCTCATTATCGGGGGTACCACGATGGTTACCGTCATGGTTATCGCCGGGGTTATGACATGGCCTATCATTATGGCCGTCTAAACCGCGGCTGGATCAACTTCTATCACAGCCGTAAAAATATGCCGCGTTGGCGTACACAAACGGACGCGGCCCCGCGAACGTTCAGAATTCCCAGTCCACGTCGGGGAGAGCGCAATGATGTGTTTGTCGATCGTCTCGGCAGGGTTCATCGTAAGAGGGATAACGGTTGGGAGACCCGGACCGGTTCCGGTTGGCAGCCCTTGGTCGAGCCTCGGAAAAAACCGGAAGTGGAACGGCGCCCGCCGGTGAAAGACCGGTTGGGAAAGGATCGGGGCCGCTCCGAGCCTGAAGGTTCCGGAATTTCGCGGGAGCGGGGCGGCGCGGTGCGGACCTCAGCGCCATCGTCGCGGGTGATTTCCCGGCAGAATCCGCCGCCGACCCGGGAAGACAAAAGCGGCGCTGGCGCTCCGCCGTCATCGGCGAGGAAGAGCTCTGAAACCCTGGAGCGCAGCTACCAGACCCGGGAACGCGGCAATCTCCGGCAGCGTAATTTTGAGCGCTCCCGGAATCCTGTCGTGCCGGTAAGAAAAGGTTACCGGTAGCTTACTGGCGGACGCGCCAGGTGCCGTTTTCGGATTCCAGCAGGCGAATCCGATCCCCGACCCGATAATGGCCATCGTTTTCCTGGACGATGGCCAACAGGCGCCCGTTATCGAGTTCGATGGTGAATTCCAGGGCCGCTTTGGTGGTGCTTTCCTGCTCGAGCAGGGTGCCGGCCGCGGCTCCGGCCAGGGCTCCGCCCAGGGTGGCCAGAACCCGGCCCCGACCGGAGCCGATGGTGCTGCCGGCGATCCCGCCGGTGATGCCTCCTAAGACGCCGCCGGCCCCTGAATTTTCACCCTCGATGGTCACTTCCCGCAGTTCGAGAATCGTACCGTAATAGACACTTAATGATCTCTGGGCTTCGTGGTGTCGGTAAATCCGCCCCGACTGATTCCCGGCGCAACCGGAAAAAAGAAAAATCAGGCTGAGAAACGCGAGGCTGATAAAAAAGGATCGGCAACTTGGCATTTTTAACCTCCCGGCAGAGTGTGAAGAGCGGTTGACCTTTTGACTTCTTTTCTAGATTCATGCGCGTCGATAATCTCATGCGGGAGCGTATCCCGCAAATTAAACGGGTTTTATCTACCAGTAAACAGGTTACTCTTATCTTATCGATTCCTTTTCTCGTTTTTCATGCTGAAAAGGCCTTGTAATATGCCGGCGGAAGGGTCGGGGCCTGTGAATTCGCTATGGCCGGGCGCCTCCATTAATTATTTCTGCGGAGTCGTGATTTGTCCGGCTCAGGCTGGGACAGCCGCCTCTTTGGCCGGCAGCGGCAAGCAGATAGTAACGCAGGTTCCTTCTCCCGGCCGACTGGTAATGGCGATGGCGCCGTGATGTTCTTCGATTATTTTTTTAGCCATCGGCAGACCCATGCCGGAGCCGGACATCTTGCTGGTGAAAAACGGGTCGAAAATGTGTTTTAGATCTTCCCGGGAGATGCCGCGACCGTCATCAATGATGCGGATCAGCAGTTTTCCGGCCTGTTCGTCACGCAGGGTTTTAACCGTCAGCTTGCCGTTTTTGTTCAGGGCTTCAAAGGCATTGCCGATGAGCTGAACAAAGGCGATCAGCATGTTGCCGCGGTGCAGCATCAGCGGCGGCAGGTTGGAGTCGTAGTCCGTTGTCACCGTGGCCTGTTGTTGTTCCCCGAGAACCTTGCACTGACTCAGGGCTTCATCGAGAAGCAGATGAATGTCCACGCACTCTTCATCGCCTTCGGCCAGTTTCTGCAGCGCGGCGCTTTCCTTGACCATCTGTTCAAGTCGTTCGGTTTCTTTGAGAATGATGCGGGCATAAGCTTTTTTACGGTCATCGTCGGGCATTTCTTCGAGCATGCGGCGGGCAAAACCGCCAATGGAAACCACCGGGTTGCGGATTTCATGCTCAACCCCCTGAACCATTCGGCTCAAGGCTCTATGCTTTTCCTGGTCGACCTTGCGCTGGTGGTTCTCGGTAAGCTTGAGCCTGGATCTGATGCGGGCCAGGAGTTCCTGGAGATGAAAGGGTTTGGTAATATAGTCATCAGCCCCGATTTCCAGCCCCCTGACCTTGTCGCTGATTTCCTGTTTGGCGGTCAGCATGAGAATCGGAATGTCCCTGGTTATTTCATCGCTTCGGATAATGGCGCAGGCTTCGAAACCATCCATGACCGGCATCATGATATCAAGGAGAATCAGATCGGGAAAATTCTCTCGGGCCAGACGGACGGCCTCCTCTCCGTTGTAGCCGCAGATGGTATGATAGCCGGCTTTGTCCAGAACCTTTTTCAGAAGATTGACATTGTCGAGATTGTCGTCAACTATCAGAATAGTTCCATTCATGACAGATTCTCCTTGAGGATGGCGGCAATGGTTTCCGGAAAGTTGTGGACATTGATCGGTTTGGTGATATAGGCATTGCAGCCGGCGGCCAGGCTTTTCCCCTCGTCACCGACCATGGCGTGGGCCGTCAGGGCGACAATCGGCAGCTCGGCAAAGCCCGGGATCTTGCGAATTCGCCGGGTAAGCTCATAGCCGTCCATGCCGGGCAGGTTGATATCCATCAAAATCAGATCCGGTTTGCCCTGTCGCAGCCGCTCCAGGGCTTCCTTGCCGTCGATGGCTCCGACCACGTTGAAACCCTTGTGTCCGAGAATCTTGAGAACCAGTCGGCGGTTGTCGTCATTGTCCTCGATAACCAGGACGGTGTACGCTTTTTCCATCTCTATCGGCTCCTTTTTTTAAAGATCAAGTTGTTCCGGCGCCGCAGGAATGAAAAAGGTGAAGGTAGAACCTTCGCCAAAGCGACTTTCGACCTCAATTATACCGTGGTGCATCTCGACCAGGCGCCGGGTGATGCTTAAGCCCAGGCCGGTGCCGCCATGCTGACGGCTGGCCGAACCGTCGAGCTGAACAAACTCGCCGAAAAGTTTTTCCAGGTTTTCTTCCTTGATGCCGATACCGTTATCCTTGACGGCCAGACGGACATATCTTTTTTCAGGATCAAGGCCGGCGGGCGGAGTTTCCCGCAGCACCCCGATTTCCAGGGTAATTCGGCCCTGGGGCGCGGTGAATTTAATCGCGTTATTGAGCAGGTTGATAAGAATCTGACGCAGTTTCTCGGCGTCGCCGAAAACTTGGGGAAGATCTTTCTCCTGTTCGAGAAAAAAATGTTGTTTTTTATTCTCGAACAAGGGCGAGAGAATGGTTCTGGTTTCTTCAATGATCGGGTCAAGCGAGAGCAGCTGCAGATTCAAGGTCATTTTGCCGGCTTCGATTTTGGAAAGATCGAGAACGTCA containing:
- the groL gene encoding chaperonin GroEL, which encodes MAAKMIKFDQEARQAILNGINILADAVKVTLGPKGRNVVIDKSFGSPTITKDGVTVAKEIELEDKFENIGAQLVKEVASKTSDVAGDGTTTATVLAQAIYREGSKMVAAGANPMELKRGIDRAVEKLIAALGEMSKPTATHKDIAQVGIISANGDATIGNIIAEAMDKVGKEGVITVEEAKSMDTSLDVVEGMQFDRGYLSPYFVTDTEKMIAELDNPYILIHDKKISNMKDLLPILEQIAKMSRPFLLIAEDVDGEALATLVVNKLRGTLNCVAVKAPGFGDRRKAMLEDIAVLTGGQVISEEIGLKLESASLGDLGEAKRIHIDKDNTTIVDGAGSQDMIQGRVKQIRSQVEDTTSDYDREKLQERLAKLIGGVAVINVGAATETEMKEKKDRVEDALNATRAAVEEGIVPGGGVALLRAGASLDDMGEMTHDEKMGVNIVRRAIEEPLRQIANNAGQEGSVAVARLKDEKGAFGFNAATGEYTDMIEAGIIDPTKVARTALQNAASISGMMITTEAMIAEKPEKHDAPMGGGMPGPGGMGGMGGMGGMM
- a CDS encoding glycine zipper 2TM domain-containing protein — encoded protein: MPSCRSFFISLAFLSLIFLFSGCAGNQSGRIYRHHEAQRSLSVYYGTILELREVTIEGENSGAGGVLGGITGGIAGSTIGSGRGRVLATLGGALAGAAAGTLLEQESTTKAALEFTIELDNGRLLAIVQENDGHYRVGDRIRLLESENGTWRVRQ
- a CDS encoding response regulator; the encoded protein is MNGTILIVDDNLDNVNLLKKVLDKAGYHTICGYNGEEAVRLARENFPDLILLDIMMPVMDGFEACAIIRSDEITRDIPILMLTAKQEISDKVRGLEIGADDYITKPFHLQELLARIRSRLKLTENHQRKVDQEKHRALSRMVQGVEHEIRNPVVSIGGFARRMLEEMPDDDRKKAYARIILKETERLEQMVKESAALQKLAEGDEECVDIHLLLDEALSQCKVLGEQQQATVTTDYDSNLPPLMLHRGNMLIAFVQLIGNAFEALNKNGKLTVKTLRDEQAGKLLIRIIDDGRGISREDLKHIFDPFFTSKMSGSGMGLPMAKKIIEEHHGAIAITSRPGEGTCVTICLPLPAKEAAVPA
- a CDS encoding response regulator, whose amino-acid sequence is MEKAYTVLVIEDNDDNRRLVLKILGHKGFNVVGAIDGKEALERLRQGKPDLILMDINLPGMDGYELTRRIRKIPGFAELPIVALTAHAMVGDEGKSLAAGCNAYITKPINVHNFPETIAAILKENLS